The Dreissena polymorpha isolate Duluth1 chromosome 10, UMN_Dpol_1.0, whole genome shotgun sequence genome includes a region encoding these proteins:
- the LOC127849138 gene encoding mucin-5AC-like, whose product TQASTTQAPTTSQAPTTTQAPTTTQAPTTTQAPTTTQAPTTTQAPTTTQAPTTTQAPTNSQAPTSSQAPTTTQAPITNQAPNNTQAQTVTQAQNTTILPPTTQLNNQSTENQTFTEVSITTVPTTAQENSTVTSTDISGQRGSLISDEELAIILVGIVAGLIFIFTLVALVSWCIRASRNDYWRHQKRHRRHAKHNGNHIEYDNDAYVDPSNSIYVPYAGPPTFTSGINTSASAASEPYRVITAFSSQPCTPYMFNQRTGEYEQGDHRRPYHSLDYVTSSDESVDWYRSAATTNQAPTTTQAATTNQAPTTTKAPTTTQASTTTQAPTITQVPTTTQEPTITKAPATTQASTTTQASTTTQAPTTTQAPTTTQASTTTKVPTTTQASTTTQAPKTTQASTTTQAPTTTKAPTTTQVSTTTQVPTTTQAVTTTPALTTTNALPK is encoded by the exons ACCCAGGCGTCCACAACGCAGGCGCCCACAACCAGTCAGGCGCCCACAACAACTCAGGCACCCACAACAACTCAGGCACCCACAACAACTCAGGCGCCCACAACAACTCAGGCGCCCACAACAACTCAGGCGCCCACAACAACTCAGGCGCCCACAACAACTCAGGCGCCAACAAACAGTCAAGCGCCCACAAGCAGTCAGGCGCCCACAACAACTCAGGCGCCAATAACAAATCAGGCGCCAAACAACACTCAGGCGCAAACGGTAACCCAGGCACAAAATACAACCATTTTGCCACCAACCACTCAATTGAACAACCAATCTACTGAAAATCAGACTTTTACTGAGGTGTCAATTACAACTGTGCCAACAACAGCACAAGAAAACAGTACAGTAACCTCTACGGATATTTCTGGTCAGCGAGGCAGTCTCATATCAGATGAAG AGCTTGCCATCATCCTCGTGGGCATTGTCGCCGGTTTGATTTTCATATTTACCCTGGTTGCTCTGGTTTCGTGGTGTATACGTGCGAGCAGAAATGACTATTGGCGCCACCAGAAGCGCCATCGACGCCATGCAAAG caTAATGGGAACCACATCGAGTACGACAACGACGCTTACGTGGACCCTTCAAACAGCATCTACGTGCCGTATGCAGGCCCGCCGACGTTCACTTCCGGGATCAACACGTCGGCGTCAGCCGCCTCGGAACCCTACCGAGTCATAACAGCGTTCTCGAGTCAGCCATGCACACCGTACATGTTCAACCAAAGGACCGGTGAATATGAACAAGGAGACCACCGTAGACCGTACCATTCTCTCGATTACGTGACCTCATCAGACGAGTCCGTGGATTGGTACAGATCG GCAGCCACAACAAACCAGGCGCCCACAACAACCCAGGCAGCCACAACAAACCAGGCGCCCACAACAACCAAGGCGCCCACAACAACCCAGGCATCCACAACAACTCAGGCACCCACAATAACCCAGGTACCCACAACAACCCAGGAACCCACAATAACCAAGGCGCCAGCAACAACCCAGGCATCCACAACAACCCAGGCATCCACAACAACCCAGGCGCCCACAACAACCCAGGCACCCACAACAACCCAAGCATCCACAACAACAAAGGTGCCCACAACAACCCAGGCATCCACAACAACTCAGGCGCCCAAAACAACCCAGGCATCCACAACAACCCAGGCACCCACAACAACCAAGGCGCCCACAACAACCCAGGTATCCACAACAACCCAGGTACCCACAACAACCCAGGCAGTCACAACAACCCCGGCATTGACAACAACCAATGCTTTACCCAAATAA